One segment of Spiroplasma kunkelii CR2-3x DNA contains the following:
- the gltX gene encoding glutamate--tRNA ligase, producing MKQKIRLRYAPSPTGFLHIGNTRTALFNYLFAKHYDGVFVLRIEDTDIERNVERAIASQLDNLRWLGIEPDETIDRPGAYGPYRQLERLELYQKYAQKLLTTKKAYYCFCTPAELEKDRETQLAKGYLSPRYNRKCWQLTSEQIAEKLAKQTPYNLRFFVTDEASYDFNDLVRGPVHFEGKNLGDWVILKSNKIPTYNFAVVIDDMLMEISHVVRGEEHISNTPKQLMIYEAFNAKPPIFAHLTLIVNEQHKKLSKRDSHLMQFISQYRTLGYLPTAIFNFISLLGWSPLGNVEIFSHDELIKIFDETRFSKSPSMFDVKKLTWINNYYLKAMNDEDYLTFVRPFLAESYDLTKKTPEWVHMLLLIYKKELQYGAEIVTLTKPFFEPPTKLSMATQTVLTELSGYEEMITSFKTALSQLPVWDEPNIKQLISKMGKQYAMKGKNLFMPIRIFTSHQEHGPELAKVIYLLGKEQVINNITKLQ from the coding sequence ATGAAACAAAAAATCAGATTACGTTATGCACCAAGTCCAACGGGATTTTTACATATTGGTAATACAAGAACAGCATTATTTAATTATTTATTTGCAAAACATTATGATGGTGTTTTTGTTCTACGAATTGAAGATACAGATATTGAACGAAATGTTGAAAGAGCTATTGCGTCACAATTAGATAATTTACGTTGATTAGGAATTGAACCAGATGAAACAATTGATCGCCCAGGGGCTTATGGACCATATCGACAATTAGAACGGTTAGAACTTTATCAAAAATATGCGCAAAAATTATTAACAACAAAAAAAGCATATTATTGTTTTTGTACACCAGCTGAACTTGAAAAAGACCGTGAAACACAATTGGCAAAAGGATATCTTTCACCACGTTATAATCGCAAATGTTGACAATTAACTTCTGAACAAATTGCTGAAAAATTAGCAAAACAAACCCCATATAATTTACGTTTTTTCGTTACTGATGAAGCAAGTTATGATTTTAATGATTTAGTCCGCGGTCCTGTTCATTTTGAAGGAAAAAATCTTGGCGATTGAGTTATTTTAAAATCAAATAAAATCCCAACTTATAATTTTGCGGTCGTAATTGATGATATGTTAATGGAAATTAGTCATGTTGTTCGAGGAGAAGAACATATTTCTAATACACCAAAACAATTAATGATTTACGAAGCATTTAATGCTAAGCCACCAATTTTTGCTCATTTAACCTTAATTGTTAATGAGCAACATAAAAAGTTGTCAAAACGAGATAGTCATTTAATGCAATTTATTAGCCAATATCGAACATTAGGATATTTACCAACAGCAATTTTTAATTTTATTAGTTTATTAGGATGATCGCCTTTGGGCAATGTTGAAATTTTTAGTCATGATGAATTAATTAAAATTTTTGATGAAACGCGGTTTAGTAAATCGCCAAGTATGTTTGATGTTAAAAAATTAACTTGAATAAATAATTATTATCTTAAAGCAATGAATGATGAGGATTATCTAACTTTTGTTCGACCTTTTTTAGCAGAAAGCTATGATTTAACAAAAAAAACACCAGAATGAGTACATATGTTATTATTAATTTATAAAAAAGAACTTCAATATGGGGCAGAAATTGTGACCTTAACAAAACCATTTTTTGAACCACCAACAAAGTTATCAATGGCAACACAAACAGTGTTAACAGAATTGAGCGGTTATGAAGAAATGATAACATCTTTTAAAACAGCGTTAAGTCAATTGCCAGTTTGAGATGAACCAAATATTAAGCAATTAATTAGTAAAATGGGGAAACAATATGCTATGAAAGGAAAGAATTTATTTATGCCAATTAGAATTTTTACTTCTCATCAAGAACATGGGCCAGAACTAGCCAAGGTTATTTATTTATTAGGGAAAGAACAAGTAATTAATAATATTACTAAATTACAATAA
- the ispF gene encoding 2-C-methyl-D-erythritol 2,4-cyclodiphosphate synthase gives MRIGNSYDLHNLKVGTGFYLGGIFITCQYQIEAVSDGDILLHTISEAIIGALGLGDLGEWFDETNKKLNSQLILKKALTLMTEQNYQISNIDATIIIDEPHLQKHKKAIKTNLQKLLQITAEKINLKATTTEQNFPNIIQSYTTLLLLKQND, from the coding sequence ATGCGAATTGGCAATAGTTATGATTTACATAATTTAAAAGTAGGAACTGGTTTTTATTTAGGGGGAATTTTTATTACATGTCAATACCAAATTGAAGCTGTTTCTGATGGTGATATTTTGTTACATACAATTAGTGAAGCAATTATTGGAGCCTTAGGATTAGGTGATTTAGGAGAATGGTTTGATGAAACAAATAAAAAACTTAATTCACAATTAATTTTAAAAAAAGCATTAACATTAATGACTGAACAGAATTATCAAATTAGTAATATTGATGCAACAATTATTATTGATGAACCACACTTGCAAAAGCATAAAAAAGCAATTAAAACTAATTTACAAAAATTATTACAAATTACGGCTGAAAAAATTAACTTAAAAGCAACAACTACTGAACAAAATTTTCCAAATATTATCCAAAGTTATACAACATTATTACTTTTAAAGCAAAATGATTAG
- the purB gene encoding adenylosuccinate lyase produces MIERYFVTEIGKIWSDENKYNTWAKVELLVCEGWAQLELIPTTDIKKIKTNLRVNLPRMLELEAETKHDVVAFTRMLSETLGPEKKWIHYGLTSTDIIDTSQNYLIKESNYIVKKYMLELKEALKEKALTYKNQLIMGRTHGMFAEPTSLGLKFLLWYAELERNIMRFDAAGSAIAVAKISGSVGNFAHVEVQVEEYVAKKLGLNLDPITTQVTSRDYHIELFTSFSQIASLLEKMALEFRHFQRSEVAEIVEGFSKSQKGSSSMPHKKNPISAENIAGLARLVRSNMNVTFENNLLWHERDISHSSNERIIIPDTYHLVVYLLKRMISVINNLVVSPDKIIEHLQQANQIYFSQVVLTNILKETNYSREEVYDFIQKCTLIVQQQQLDFKNVLIDNNIEKYLALPKLEKLFDNNYFLRNIEQIYQRVLN; encoded by the coding sequence ATGATTGAACGTTATTTTGTTACAGAAATTGGAAAAATTTGAAGTGATGAAAATAAATATAATACCTGAGCAAAAGTAGAATTATTGGTTTGTGAAGGATGGGCACAATTAGAATTAATTCCCACAACAGATATTAAGAAAATTAAAACTAATTTAAGAGTAAACTTACCACGAATGTTAGAACTGGAAGCTGAAACAAAGCATGATGTTGTTGCTTTTACTCGAATGTTATCAGAAACATTGGGACCAGAAAAAAAATGAATTCATTATGGTTTAACATCAACTGATATTATTGATACTAGTCAAAATTATTTGATTAAAGAATCAAACTATATTGTTAAAAAATATATGCTTGAATTAAAAGAAGCGTTAAAAGAAAAAGCTCTTACTTATAAAAATCAATTAATTATGGGTCGTACCCATGGAATGTTCGCCGAACCAACTTCATTAGGATTAAAATTTTTACTTTGATATGCTGAATTAGAGCGTAATATTATGCGGTTTGATGCTGCAGGTTCAGCAATTGCTGTTGCAAAAATATCAGGTTCAGTTGGTAATTTTGCTCATGTTGAAGTTCAAGTTGAAGAATATGTGGCAAAAAAATTAGGACTAAACCTTGACCCAATTACAACGCAAGTAACATCACGTGATTATCATATTGAATTATTTACAAGTTTTAGTCAAATTGCTAGTTTGTTAGAAAAAATGGCGCTTGAATTTCGCCATTTCCAACGTTCAGAAGTGGCTGAAATTGTGGAAGGATTTAGCAAAAGTCAAAAAGGTTCATCTTCAATGCCACATAAAAAAAATCCAATTAGTGCGGAAAATATTGCTGGCTTAGCTCGTTTAGTGCGTAGTAATATGAATGTTACATTTGAAAATAACTTATTATGACATGAACGTGATATTTCCCATAGCAGTAATGAACGAATTATTATTCCCGACACTTATCATTTAGTAGTTTATTTATTGAAACGAATGATCAGTGTTATTAATAATTTGGTTGTTAGTCCGGATAAAATTATTGAACATTTACAACAAGCCAATCAAATTTATTTTAGTCAAGTTGTTTTAACAAATATTTTGAAAGAAACTAATTATTCACGAGAAGAAGTTTATGATTTTATTCAAAAATGTACTTTAATCGTACAACAACAACAACTTGATTTTAAAAATGTTTTAATTGATAATAATATAGAAAAATATTTAGCCTTACCAAAATTAGAAAAATTATTTGATAACAATTATTTTTTACGAAATATTGAACAGATTTATCAACGAGTGCTAAATTAA
- the ychF gene encoding redox-regulated ATPase YchF: protein MALKMGIVGLPNVGKSTLFNAITNSQVQAANYPFATINPNVGTVEVPDERMDTLITLCAPHKAIHSTFEFYDIAGLITGASKGEGLGNTFLQNIRETDAICMVIRCFNNKDIIHVEGTIDPIRDIEIINLELIISDQEQIKKRIDKIIKKVQTLKQKEDVFEYELLLKLATGLEQNKLLKDLTLSDDELKVVKNFNLLTIKPFIYVANVAESDLNQPDNFYVKTVKEYTQQQAIEVVVICAKIEEELSALEPDDRKLLMADYGIKEAGLSQLIKKSYALLGLQTFFTAGKQEVRAWTFKKGATAPMCAGIIHSDFERGFIRAEVYSYDDLVQYGSEKAVKENGRLRSEGKNYVMQDGDICFFKFNV from the coding sequence ATGGCATTAAAAATGGGAATAGTTGGCTTACCAAACGTTGGTAAATCAACTCTATTTAACGCAATTACAAATTCACAAGTTCAAGCAGCTAATTATCCATTTGCAACAATTAATCCAAATGTTGGAACGGTAGAAGTTCCTGATGAACGAATGGATACTTTAATTACTCTTTGTGCTCCGCACAAAGCAATTCATAGTACCTTTGAATTTTATGATATTGCTGGATTAATTACTGGAGCTAGTAAAGGTGAAGGTTTAGGAAATACTTTTTTGCAAAATATTCGCGAAACTGATGCAATTTGTATGGTTATCCGTTGTTTTAATAATAAAGATATTATCCACGTTGAAGGAACAATTGATCCAATTCGTGATATTGAAATTATTAATTTAGAATTAATTATTTCTGACCAGGAACAAATTAAAAAACGAATTGATAAAATTATTAAAAAAGTACAAACTTTAAAACAAAAAGAAGATGTTTTTGAGTATGAATTATTATTAAAGTTAGCAACAGGATTAGAACAAAATAAATTATTAAAAGATTTAACATTATCAGATGATGAACTAAAAGTAGTAAAAAATTTTAATTTATTAACAATTAAACCTTTTATTTATGTTGCTAATGTTGCAGAAAGTGATTTAAACCAACCAGATAATTTTTATGTTAAAACAGTTAAAGAATATACTCAACAACAAGCAATTGAAGTCGTTGTTATTTGTGCTAAAATTGAAGAAGAATTATCAGCATTAGAACCAGATGATAGGAAATTATTAATGGCTGATTATGGTATAAAAGAAGCTGGTTTAAGTCAATTAATTAAAAAATCTTATGCTTTATTAGGTTTACAAACATTTTTTACTGCTGGCAAGCAAGAAGTACGAGCATGGACTTTTAAAAAAGGAGCAACAGCACCAATGTGTGCAGGAATCATTCATTCTGACTTTGAACGTGGTTTTATTCGAGCAGAAGTTTATTCGTATGATGATTTAGTGCAATATGGTAGTGAAAAAGCTGTAAAAGAAAATGGTCGGTTACGAAGCGAAGGAAAAAATTATGTTATGCAAGACGGCGATATATGTTTTTTTAAATTTAATGTTTAG
- a CDS encoding adenylosuccinate synthase — MSGTNYRTLAIVGSQWGDEGKGKITDYFAQQADVIARWAGGDNAGHTIVIKGTKYKLSIVPSGVFNKKSINVIGNGCVVNLRKLVSEINYLQEHGFDCKNLRISDRAHLIFPYHMKIDELQEEYRQKDSIGTTKKGIGPCYQDKAERIGIRLGDLFDEKGFLQKLENNLKFKNEVLTKVFNSEGFDPKLIWKEYLALFQQIKTLVTDTSILVDNAIDTHQKVLFEGAQGVMLDLDHGTYPFVTSSNPTAASIPVGVGIAPRYINNVLGIVKAYNTRVGTGPFPSEIFGEVETYIRETGREYGTVSGRARRIGWFDGILMKYSLRISGYTSMAIMLLDVLTTIKELKICIGYEYQGQQIDYVPSTIKEYEMCKPILITMPGWNEDISNVTTFEDLPHNAQQYLIKLEEIVGVPISLFSVGPDREQTILMNKEIF, encoded by the coding sequence ATGAGTGGTACAAATTATCGAACACTAGCGATTGTTGGGAGCCAGTGGGGTGATGAAGGAAAAGGTAAAATTACTGATTATTTTGCTCAACAAGCAGATGTTATTGCTCGTTGAGCTGGTGGTGATAATGCTGGACATACAATTGTCATTAAAGGAACAAAATATAAGTTAAGTATTGTTCCCTCTGGTGTTTTTAATAAAAAATCAATTAATGTAATTGGGAATGGTTGTGTTGTTAATTTACGTAAATTAGTTAGTGAAATTAATTATTTACAAGAACATGGTTTTGATTGCAAAAATTTACGAATTAGTGATCGTGCCCATTTAATTTTTCCATATCATATGAAAATTGATGAATTGCAAGAAGAGTATCGCCAAAAAGATTCAATTGGAACAACAAAAAAAGGAATTGGTCCTTGTTATCAAGATAAAGCAGAACGAATTGGGATTAGATTAGGTGATTTATTTGATGAAAAAGGATTTTTACAAAAATTAGAAAATAATTTAAAATTTAAAAATGAAGTTTTAACAAAAGTTTTTAATAGTGAAGGGTTTGACCCAAAATTAATTTGAAAAGAATATTTGGCATTATTTCAACAAATTAAAACACTAGTAACTGATACTTCAATTTTAGTTGATAATGCAATTGATACGCATCAAAAAGTTTTGTTTGAAGGCGCACAAGGAGTAATGTTGGACTTAGATCATGGTACTTATCCTTTTGTTACGTCATCAAATCCAACAGCAGCTTCAATTCCGGTTGGTGTTGGGATTGCACCGCGTTATATTAACAATGTTTTAGGAATTGTTAAAGCATATAATACTCGTGTTGGAACGGGGCCATTTCCATCAGAAATTTTTGGCGAAGTTGAAACATATATTCGTGAAACAGGACGTGAATATGGGACTGTATCGGGGCGTGCGCGTCGAATTGGATGATTTGATGGTATTTTAATGAAATATTCGTTGCGAATTAGTGGTTATACTAGTATGGCAATTATGTTATTAGATGTTTTAACTACTATTAAGGAATTAAAAATTTGTATTGGCTATGAATATCAAGGACAACAAATTGATTATGTTCCCAGTACAATTAAAGAATATGAGATGTGTAAACCAATTTTAATAACAATGCCAGGCTGAAATGAGGACATTAGTAATGTTACAACATTTGAAGATTTACCACATAATGCTCAACAATATTTAATTAAGTTAGAAGAAATCGTTGGTGTTCCAATTAGTTTATTTTCTGTTGGTCCTGACCGTGAACAAACTATTTTAATGAATAAGGAGATTTTTTAA
- a CDS encoding HD domain-containing protein gives MKLPLTIRDSVHGDIEINEEITVKLINTPEFQRLRRISQLAGGQFVFPSASHTRFSHCIGVYHLVSKMLETESFQEMYSTHEQLLVKLAGLLHDIGHGPFSHTFEMTNHVTKKNISHENYSSLLIKNPTTNINKILAFEFSQEEINELCMMIEGKHPDGVLSSLVSSQLDADRMDYLLRDGQTSGVGYSHVDTQWIIRHLFIKDKKIVFPLKVQYAIESFLIGRYHMYKQIFLHPLSIGFDLTFQMMFKRLYDLYHSNYQFKNKVIITLLIPVLEGKMMSPDQYCTLDDYTLFTYLKMLENENDEILVTLIKMFTTRNFLQKINPAKRNFEEIKNNLIKKYKNHYNYFMVEYNLKPVKLYDSDTKTIYIYTPKGIKCIMEVSEVLAFKNNNKNTATTIWFSIGEKYEND, from the coding sequence ATGAAATTACCACTAACAATCCGAGATAGTGTTCATGGCGATATTGAAATTAATGAAGAAATTACCGTAAAATTAATTAACACTCCAGAATTTCAACGCTTGCGTCGCATTAGTCAATTAGCAGGGGGACAATTTGTTTTTCCAAGTGCGTCGCATACGCGTTTTTCACATTGTATTGGTGTTTATCATTTAGTTAGTAAAATGTTAGAAACAGAAAGTTTTCAAGAAATGTATAGTACGCATGAACAATTATTGGTTAAATTAGCAGGATTACTGCATGATATTGGTCATGGTCCATTTTCACATACATTTGAAATGACTAATCATGTCACAAAAAAGAATATTAGTCATGAAAATTATTCGTCTTTATTAATTAAAAATCCAACAACAAATATTAATAAAATCTTAGCGTTTGAATTTAGTCAAGAAGAAATTAATGAACTATGTATGATGATTGAAGGTAAACATCCGGACGGGGTTTTATCATCGTTAGTATCTTCACAATTAGATGCTGACCGAATGGATTATTTATTACGTGATGGACAAACAAGCGGTGTAGGTTATAGTCATGTTGATACACAGTGAATTATTCGGCATTTATTTATTAAAGATAAAAAGATTGTTTTTCCGTTAAAAGTACAGTATGCAATTGAATCATTTTTAATTGGCCGTTATCATATGTATAAGCAAATTTTTTTACATCCACTAAGCATCGGATTTGATTTAACTTTCCAAATGATGTTCAAACGATTGTATGATTTATACCATAGCAATTATCAATTTAAAAATAAAGTAATAATTACTTTATTAATTCCAGTGTTGGAAGGAAAAATGATGAGTCCAGATCAATATTGTACATTAGATGATTATACATTATTTACATATTTAAAAATGTTAGAAAATGAAAATGATGAAATTTTAGTTACATTAATTAAAATGTTCACAACAAGAAATTTTTTGCAAAAAATAAACCCAGCAAAAAGAAATTTCGAAGAAATTAAAAATAATTTGATAAAAAAATATAAAAACCATTATAATTACTTTATGGTTGAATATAACCTAAAACCAGTTAAATTATATGATAGTGATACTAAAACAATTTATATTTATACACCAAAAGGAATTAAATGCATTATGGAAGTTTCAGAAGTCTTAGCATTTAAAAATAATAATAAAAATACAGCAACAACAATTTGGTTTTCAATTGGAGAAAAATATGAGAATGATTAA
- the pth gene encoding aminoacyl-tRNA hydrolase: MKLIVGLGNPDNEYTYTRHNIGFLAIAKLVDKFNLAKPKNAFNSLIWETTINNEKVIFCQPQTFMNLSGFAVYQIKQFYKLTLEDIIVIYDDKNISFNVIKLKKNGSSAGHNGIKDLIQKLGSENFLRIRLGIGKDVQIPTRNWVLGKFSPSNLELINNDLLERVYQIMVQYLEKATSFDKLMSIYNGK, from the coding sequence ATGAAGTTAATTGTTGGTTTGGGGAATCCAGATAATGAATATACTTATACAAGACATAATATTGGTTTTTTAGCTATTGCTAAGTTGGTAGATAAATTTAATTTAGCAAAGCCAAAAAATGCTTTTAATTCTTTAATATGAGAAACAACAATTAACAACGAGAAAGTTATTTTTTGTCAACCACAGACTTTTATGAATCTAAGTGGATTTGCAGTTTATCAAATTAAACAATTTTATAAATTAACATTAGAAGATATTATTGTCATTTATGATGATAAAAATATTTCTTTTAATGTTATTAAGTTAAAAAAGAATGGTTCAAGTGCTGGTCATAATGGAATTAAAGATTTAATTCAAAAACTAGGTAGTGAAAATTTTTTACGGATTCGTTTAGGAATTGGTAAAGATGTCCAAATTCCAACCCGAAACTGAGTACTAGGAAAATTTTCTCCTAGTAACTTAGAACTTATTAATAATGATTTATTAGAAAGAGTTTATCAAATTATGGTGCAATATTTAGAAAAAGCAACTAGTTTTGATAAATTAATGAGTATCTATAATGGCAAATAA
- the rpoE gene encoding DNA-directed RNA polymerase subunit delta, translating into MNDNVELLDLVYLYLKKKKNSDTFENIWNNIASKSDVTVQGASKEYVIAELYTDLVLDNRFVLTSEGMWGLREFLKYDEIKKQYDYTDQFETTEEFEDIDLDEEYDEEYDEEDEEENDEEESLIDTLDFVNTLDDDNEEDDFIEIEVDDDLIENDYSIDDDDETVAAKLGITEEIDWKSLEKEMEENN; encoded by the coding sequence ATGAACGATAATGTAGAGTTATTAGACTTAGTGTATTTATATTTGAAAAAGAAAAAAAATAGCGATACTTTTGAAAATATTTGAAATAATATAGCATCAAAAAGTGATGTAACAGTTCAAGGAGCCAGCAAAGAATATGTCATTGCAGAATTATATACTGATTTGGTGTTAGATAATCGTTTTGTGTTGACAAGTGAAGGTATGTGAGGGTTACGTGAATTCTTAAAATATGATGAAATTAAAAAACAATATGATTATACTGACCAGTTTGAAACAACAGAAGAATTTGAAGATATTGATTTAGATGAAGAATATGATGAAGAATATGATGAAGAAGATGAAGAGGAAAATGATGAAGAAGAATCATTAATTGATACTCTTGATTTTGTTAATACATTAGATGATGATAACGAGGAAGATGATTTTATTGAAATAGAAGTTGATGATGATTTAATTGAAAATGATTATTCTATTGATGATGACGATGAAACAGTAGCAGCTAAATTGGGTATTACAGAAGAAATTGACTGAAAATCTCTTGAAAAAGAAATGGAAGAAAATAATTAA
- a CDS encoding CTP synthase, with amino-acid sequence MTKYIFVTGGVVSGLGKGITASSIGVLLKASGLNVFMQKFDPYLNVDPGTMSPYQHGEVFVTADGAETDLDLGHYERFIDENLTKESNITSGRIYKNVIEKERRGEYEGGTVQVVPHVTNEIKKKVYHAASTSKADIIITEIGGTVGDIESLPFIEAIRQVRMEQGRENVIYMHVSLVPYIATSKESKTKPTQHSVRELLSLGIQQDIVVVRTEQVLEDNVLEKIALFCNIEKNNVLVATDVASIYEVPLKMYEQNAQIVISKLLNLKVTKTDMSGWKQFVEKINHSKEVIEIKLVGKYIELPDAYLSVSESLRIAGYENKVKIKIDWIKAEHINKKNYQQLLKNAKGILVPGGFGKRGFEGKILACQFARENNVPFFGICFGMQAAVIEFARNVCYIQDANSSELTETKNAIIDIIRGKEKTDALGGTLRLGNYKTFLVPNTLAHKLYGKDEVLERHRHRYEVNNDFREQLTQAGLVFSGLYAEKNLVEVIEIPSHPFYLAAQYHPEFTSRPNKPNPLFNGFVQAVINNK; translated from the coding sequence ATGACAAAATATATTTTTGTAACTGGTGGAGTTGTCAGTGGCCTAGGGAAAGGCATTACAGCTTCTTCAATTGGTGTTTTATTAAAAGCAAGTGGATTAAATGTTTTTATGCAAAAATTTGATCCATATTTAAATGTTGACCCTGGAACAATGAGTCCTTATCAACATGGTGAAGTTTTTGTAACAGCAGATGGTGCTGAAACAGATTTAGATTTAGGACATTATGAACGTTTTATTGATGAAAATTTAACAAAAGAATCAAATATCACTTCAGGACGAATATATAAAAATGTAATTGAAAAAGAACGCCGTGGCGAATATGAAGGTGGGACAGTTCAAGTTGTTCCCCATGTTACTAATGAAATTAAAAAGAAAGTTTATCATGCGGCATCAACATCAAAAGCAGATATTATTATTACTGAAATTGGGGGGACAGTTGGGGATATTGAATCGTTGCCTTTTATTGAAGCAATTCGTCAAGTTCGCATGGAACAAGGACGAGAAAATGTTATTTATATGCATGTTTCATTAGTTCCATATATTGCAACATCAAAAGAATCAAAAACAAAACCAACACAACATTCAGTGCGAGAACTATTATCACTAGGGATTCAACAAGATATTGTTGTTGTTAGAACTGAACAAGTTTTAGAAGATAATGTCCTTGAAAAAATTGCGCTATTTTGTAATATTGAAAAAAATAATGTTTTAGTAGCTACTGATGTTGCTAGTATTTATGAAGTACCATTAAAAATGTATGAACAAAATGCTCAAATAGTAATTAGCAAGTTATTAAACTTAAAAGTTACAAAAACTGATATGTCAGGATGAAAACAATTTGTTGAAAAAATTAATCACTCAAAAGAAGTAATTGAGATTAAATTAGTTGGAAAATATATTGAACTTCCAGATGCTTATTTATCAGTTAGTGAATCGTTACGAATTGCTGGATATGAAAATAAGGTTAAAATTAAAATTGATTGAATTAAAGCCGAACATATTAATAAAAAAAATTATCAACAATTATTAAAAAATGCAAAAGGGATTTTGGTTCCTGGTGGTTTTGGTAAACGTGGTTTTGAAGGGAAAATTTTAGCATGTCAATTTGCTCGTGAAAATAACGTTCCATTCTTTGGAATTTGTTTTGGGATGCAAGCAGCTGTAATTGAATTTGCCCGTAATGTTTGTTATATTCAGGATGCTAATTCTTCAGAATTAACAGAAACAAAAAATGCAATTATTGATATTATTCGTGGCAAAGAAAAAACTGATGCTTTAGGAGGAACATTACGCTTAGGTAATTATAAGACATTTTTAGTTCCAAACACATTAGCACATAAGTTATATGGGAAAGATGAGGTTTTGGAACGTCATCGCCATCGTTATGAAGTTAATAATGATTTTCGTGAACAATTAACACAAGCTGGATTAGTATTTAGTGGTCTTTATGCTGAGAAAAACTTAGTGGAAGTTATTGAAATCCCGAGCCATCCTTTTTATCTTGCTGCACAATATCACCCGGAGTTTACTTCTCGACCAAATAAACCAAATCCATTATTTAATGGTTTTGTGCAAGCAGTAATTAACAATAAATAA
- a CDS encoding ParB/RepB/Spo0J family partition protein → MASNIKSRLSSKGLDKIFGEGINEVIKGIESNDALKETANEIVLAEIFPNPHQPRKNFNEEELTELAQSIKEYGLIQPIIVKKTNNGYYLVAGERRSRAAKLAGLTTIPAIVVDFNDQQMKEVALIENIQRVDLNSIEEANAYKELIELLGLTQEELAQRIGKSRSHVTNTMRLLNLPTEVQTLLLENKVTMGQVKPLISLNVDKNELKNIINKIINLNLNARQVEELVKEYNPKITKPLIENSEKNSSKRAVNEFLENKIMRKLGTKVVIDTDKIVIKYTGIKDLNRILELLGLIDD, encoded by the coding sequence ATGGCAAGTAATATTAAGAGTCGATTAAGTTCAAAAGGGCTAGATAAAATTTTTGGTGAAGGAATCAACGAAGTAATTAAAGGGATTGAAAGCAATGATGCATTAAAAGAGACAGCGAATGAAATTGTATTAGCGGAAATTTTTCCTAATCCGCATCAACCCCGCAAAAATTTTAATGAAGAAGAATTAACAGAATTAGCACAGTCAATTAAAGAATATGGTTTAATTCAACCTATTATTGTAAAAAAAACGAATAATGGCTATTATTTAGTTGCCGGAGAGCGTCGTAGTCGGGCTGCTAAATTAGCAGGATTAACAACAATTCCAGCAATTGTTGTTGATTTTAATGATCAGCAGATGAAAGAAGTTGCTTTAATTGAAAACATTCAACGGGTTGATTTAAATTCAATTGAAGAAGCTAATGCTTATAAAGAATTAATTGAGTTACTAGGATTAACCCAAGAAGAATTAGCACAACGAATTGGAAAATCACGAAGTCATGTCACAAATACGATGCGATTATTAAATTTACCAACTGAAGTGCAAACCTTGTTATTAGAAAATAAAGTAACAATGGGGCAAGTTAAACCATTAATTAGTTTAAATGTTGATAAAAATGAATTAAAAAATATTATTAATAAGATTATTAATTTAAATTTAAATGCGCGTCAGGTTGAAGAATTGGTCAAAGAATATAATCCAAAAATAACGAAACCATTAATTGAAAATTCAGAGAAGAATTCATCAAAACGAGCTGTTAATGAATTTTTGGAAAATAAAATAATGCGAAAATTAGGAACAAAAGTAGTTATTGATACTGACAAAATTGTTATCAAGTATACTGGAATTAAAGATTTAAACCGTATTTTAGAATTATTAGGTTTAATTGATGATTAA